Proteins encoded within one genomic window of Cucumis sativus cultivar 9930 chromosome 3, Cucumber_9930_V3, whole genome shotgun sequence:
- the LOC101212486 gene encoding nigrin b, whose protein sequence is MKEIVLSIVVAFSLTTHLAMAVPSDYGYQVVPGATHLVGRDGLCLEMSPWFYKGSNFPTRLSPCNEQKKQTQLWTVLQDETIRPMNDRYCLVSYVSVNFITNVVVSECAKEPHSNKKWIHKEDRTIVHVGSGMVLTGNSNYVTVQRNKNAPSQSWEATKSLTPMVANIKWLENLCLQSTKDSNYVQLDGCNSENKSQHWSLYGDGTIRKHVNRNYCLTSEQDFGRFVAVSKCEDKPQQRWGLGAEDNTINHPNTDMVMDVLSVPFDDLPLAVVTNHRDGTATQRWIIY, encoded by the coding sequence atgaaagaaattGTGTTGAGCATTGTTGTAGCCTTCTCTCTCACCACCCATCTTGCCATGGCAGTGCCCTCCGACTATGGATATCAAGTCGTCCCTGGAGCCACACATCTTGTGGGTCGAGATGGATTGTGTTTGGAGATGTCTCCATGGTTTTACAAAGGTAGTAATTTTCCAACTCGATTATCACCCTGCAAcgaacaaaagaaacaaactcaGTTATGGACTGTTCTCCAAGATGAAACGATTCGACCAATGAATGATAGATATTGCTTGGTTTCTTACGTCTCTGTTAACTTCATAACCAATGTGGTAGTAAGCGAGTGTGCTAAAGAGCCACATTCTAATAAGAAATGGATCCATAAGGAGGACAGAACCATAGTCCATGTTGGGTCAGGAATGGTTCTAACAGGAAATTCAAACTATGTGACAGTACAAAGGAACAAAAATGCACCATCACAAAGCTGGGAAGCAACAAAAAGTTTAACCCCAATGGTTGCAAACATAAAATGGCTTGAAAACTTGTGTTTGCAATCGACGAAAGATTCGAATTATGTACAGTTGGATGGATGTAATAGTGAAAATAAGAGCCAACATTGGTCATTGTATGGAGATGGAACCATTAGAAAACATGTGAATAGAAACTATTGCTTGACTTCTGAACAAGATTTTGGTCGTTTTGTAGCTGTGTCTAAATGTGAAGACAAACCACAACAACGTTGGGGTCTTGGTGCTGAAGACAATACAATTAACCATCCCAATACTGACATGGTCATGGATGTGCTTAGTGTGCCTTTTGATGATCTTCCATTAGCGGTCGTTACAAACCACCGTGATGGAACTGCTACCCAACGATGGattatttactaa